A window from Sinanaerobacter sp. ZZT-01 encodes these proteins:
- the rpsF gene encoding 30S ribosomal protein S6 produces the protein MSNYEVMFIIDSALEDDKKEASIETVKEIIAADGEVGKVDVWGMRKLAYPINKKNDGYYALIEFTGSTELPKELDRRLRISDHVIRHIIINKDEK, from the coding sequence ATGAGTAATTATGAAGTTATGTTTATCATCGATTCTGCATTAGAAGATGATAAAAAAGAAGCAAGCATCGAGACAGTAAAAGAAATCATCGCAGCAGACGGTGAAGTTGGAAAAGTAGACGTTTGGGGAATGAGAAAGCTTGCATATCCGATTAATAAGAAAAATGACGGATATTATGCTTTAATCGAGTTTACAGGCAGCACTGAGCTTCCGAAAGAGCTGGATCGAAGACTTAGAATTTCCGATCATGTGATCAGACATATCATTATCAATAAAGATGAAAAATAA
- a CDS encoding single-stranded DNA-binding protein → MNSVVLIGRLTRDPEIRYIPESQNAVATFSIAIDRPVRAGGEKKTDFPRITVFGKQAENCERFLKKGRLVGVQGRLQTGSYKTQSGETRYTTDVVADRVEFLEWGDKSESARSGFERETPAGGLGVPEGFQALDDDDDIPF, encoded by the coding sequence ATGAATTCAGTAGTTTTAATCGGCAGATTGACGAGAGATCCCGAGATTCGCTATATCCCGGAGAGTCAGAATGCGGTTGCGACCTTTTCAATTGCAATTGACCGACCGGTCAGAGCAGGTGGAGAAAAGAAAACCGATTTTCCTCGTATTACGGTTTTTGGCAAACAAGCAGAAAACTGTGAACGGTTTTTAAAAAAAGGTCGTTTGGTAGGCGTGCAGGGAAGACTGCAAACTGGTAGTTATAAAACCCAGTCCGGCGAAACCAGATATACTACCGATGTTGTTGCTGACAGAGTTGAGTTTTTAGAATGGGGCGACAAAAGTGAGTCTGCTAGAAGCGGGTTCGAACGTGAGACACCGGCCGGCGGTCTTGGTGTTCCAGAAGGTTTTCAAGCACTTGACGATGATGACGATATTCCATTTTAA
- the rpsR gene encoding 30S ribosomal protein S18: MMDKRRGARRKKVCQFCADKTESIDYKDVDKLKKYVTDRGKILPKRITGTCAVHQREVTKAIKRARIVALLPYTAE, from the coding sequence ATGATGGACAAAAGACGTGGCGCAAGAAGAAAAAAAGTGTGCCAGTTCTGTGCAGATAAGACAGAATCAATTGACTATAAAGATGTTGATAAACTAAAAAAATATGTTACTGACAGAGGTAAGATTCTTCCGAAGAGAATCACAGGCACTTGTGCCGTACACCAAAGAGAAGTGACAAAGGCAATTAAAAGAGCAAGAATAGTTGCTTTATTGCCTTACACAGCAGAATAA
- a CDS encoding DHH family phosphoesterase, which yields MGIKILKSLIQPYLKVNTVILILFAAILLYFNIAVGIFAFLIVFVLFWYYQRLSASKRELLVEYAKAITDDMEETTRHFISKNPLPLCMIDFEGEILWINKKFSEIYEDVEMFHTNIHQITNVKHTEFLNNEDEDKYMLISHGGKIYRVMASSMRSKEKAQEENNTTMLYWLDVTNLETLKNLYKDEKLCTAYVNVDNYDDLIASSPDERKAVIAAQIEKTIRQWAAKINASVTRYRSGQYHIAFEYKHFEKLEVNKFAILDEVREIETDADFPASLSMGFGVGAKTPQQLDEYAAAALDLALGRGGDQAVIKKMSKVEYYGGRLQAVEKRNKGKSKIMAHALRQLIDQSPNVVIMGHKKPDMDCFGAALGVYRISKNRNKDTVIVINDYHESLENIYKRAKESGNYRFESSETVLGMMEKDTLLIVLDTHKPSLVECSELLYKTDKIVVIDHHRKDEESIENPTLTYMESYASSTSELITEILQYIGDKKEIDKLEAEALLAGITVDTKSFSVKTGVRTFEAASWLRRSGADTANVRQFFKTDLAFFKRKAQLIADAQILENGIALTYTEELAANMQVLVSQAADQLLDINGIRASFAAGPTGEGYAAVSGRSLGAVNVQTILEKVGGGGHLTTAGAQLEMAPEEAIERLKELIAEENIQ from the coding sequence ATGGGTATTAAAATTTTAAAAAGCTTAATTCAACCGTATTTAAAAGTAAATACTGTTATATTAATTCTATTTGCAGCCATATTGCTTTATTTTAATATTGCAGTAGGGATTTTTGCATTTCTTATAGTTTTTGTTTTATTTTGGTATTACCAAAGATTGTCTGCGAGCAAAAGAGAGCTGCTTGTAGAATATGCAAAAGCAATAACAGACGATATGGAAGAAACAACACGGCATTTTATTTCAAAAAATCCATTGCCTCTTTGTATGATTGACTTTGAAGGTGAGATTTTATGGATCAATAAAAAATTTTCCGAAATTTACGAAGATGTGGAAATGTTTCACACAAACATTCATCAAATTACGAATGTAAAACATACCGAGTTTTTAAATAACGAAGATGAAGATAAATATATGCTGATTTCACATGGCGGTAAAATTTATCGCGTTATGGCTTCCAGCATGAGAAGCAAAGAAAAAGCACAGGAAGAGAATAATACAACAATGCTATATTGGTTAGATGTGACCAATTTGGAAACGTTGAAAAATTTATATAAGGATGAAAAGCTCTGTACGGCATACGTAAACGTTGATAATTACGATGATTTAATTGCCAGCTCTCCCGATGAGAGAAAAGCAGTCATTGCAGCACAAATCGAGAAAACGATACGCCAATGGGCTGCTAAAATTAATGCTTCAGTAACGCGATATCGTTCAGGACAATATCATATTGCGTTTGAATACAAGCATTTTGAAAAATTGGAAGTAAACAAATTCGCGATCTTAGATGAAGTCCGAGAGATTGAAACGGATGCGGATTTTCCGGCGTCTTTAAGCATGGGATTTGGTGTTGGGGCTAAGACGCCGCAGCAGCTGGATGAATATGCAGCAGCGGCCTTAGACTTAGCCTTAGGAAGAGGCGGAGATCAAGCAGTCATTAAAAAGATGAGCAAGGTAGAATATTACGGAGGACGTTTACAAGCAGTCGAAAAACGAAATAAAGGAAAATCAAAAATTATGGCACATGCACTGCGTCAGCTCATCGACCAATCGCCGAACGTAGTTATTATGGGGCATAAGAAGCCGGACATGGATTGTTTTGGCGCTGCCCTTGGAGTCTATCGCATTTCAAAAAATCGAAATAAAGATACGGTAATCGTAATTAATGATTATCATGAGTCATTGGAGAATATTTACAAACGAGCAAAAGAATCAGGGAATTATCGTTTTGAAAGCAGTGAAACCGTATTGGGGATGATGGAAAAAGATACGTTACTAATTGTTTTGGATACACACAAGCCGAGTTTGGTCGAATGCTCAGAGCTACTGTATAAAACAGATAAAATTGTTGTGATTGACCATCATAGAAAAGATGAAGAAAGCATTGAAAATCCGACATTAACATACATGGAATCTTATGCATCGTCTACTTCTGAATTGATAACGGAGATATTACAGTATATTGGGGATAAGAAGGAAATAGATAAGCTGGAAGCGGAAGCTTTGCTTGCAGGAATTACTGTAGACACAAAGAGTTTTTCCGTCAAAACAGGAGTACGTACCTTTGAGGCTGCATCGTGGCTGAGAAGATCCGGTGCAGATACGGCAAATGTAAGACAGTTCTTTAAAACAGATTTGGCTTTCTTTAAACGAAAAGCACAACTGATTGCAGATGCTCAAATTTTAGAAAATGGCATTGCATTGACATATACAGAGGAGCTTGCAGCAAATATGCAGGTATTGGTATCACAAGCAGCAGATCAGCTCTTGGATATCAATGGAATTCGAGCCAGTTTTGCTGCCGGACCAACCGGCGAAGGCTATGCAGCAGTTAGCGGTCGTTCCCTGGGTGCGGTAAATGTGCAGACTATTTTAGAAAAGGTAGGAGGCGGCGGGCATTTGACAACTGCCGGGGCACAGCTTGAAATGGCACCCGAAGAGGCAATTGAAAGATTGAAAGAGCTGATTGCAGAAGAGAACATACAGTGA
- the rplI gene encoding 50S ribosomal protein L9, with product MQVILMKDVKGIGKAGTVAKVSDGYARNLLLPKGMAKEATPGALKELKERAALDEAKRKEELAAAQTLAKKIESITLTINTKSGEGGKLFGSITNQDIANALKEQEKIEIDKRKFILNTPIKHIGEFNVEIKLYTDVSASCKVKVM from the coding sequence ATGCAAGTAATATTAATGAAAGATGTAAAGGGAATCGGAAAGGCTGGTACTGTTGCTAAAGTGAGCGACGGATATGCAAGAAACCTACTTTTGCCTAAGGGCATGGCGAAGGAAGCGACCCCCGGTGCTTTAAAAGAGCTGAAGGAGCGGGCGGCATTGGATGAAGCAAAAAGAAAAGAAGAGCTTGCAGCAGCACAGACACTTGCAAAGAAAATTGAATCCATTACTTTGACAATCAATACAAAATCAGGAGAAGGCGGCAAGCTGTTTGGCTCTATTACAAACCAAGATATTGCAAATGCACTAAAAGAACAGGAAAAGATAGAAATTGATAAACGAAAGTTTATTTTGAACACACCGATTAAGCACATCGGTGAATTTAACGTGGAAATCAAACTTTATACAGATGTTTCAGCATCTTGTAAAGTAAAGGTTATGTAG